One window of Flavobacteriales bacterium genomic DNA carries:
- a CDS encoding DUF748 domain-containing protein — protein sequence MAPHPEGKKKNKRWRPFLFAGIAVLLLLSIAAFFLPYLLKRHIEKHSLEWIGRTVSIDNIILNPFTFTFAVNGVQCSERGSAEPFVSWKSIAVKSDLWNGFRNKDWRFRQLRIEDPYFHITQNADRFNFSDLLEMGGTDTTASPDTTHVRFSMVDIRITGGRIVYDSDVLKAPVGISGLHMQCDLISSESARMDFLLGLTLDGGGALDGGFKIDTERSLYAVHATLKDFALPQLLPYLQDFMHTTALKGELDLGLDLEDSWADTAALAVSGDLELNNVDLTDGGGTQLIGITSGRVVLDTLNAKTQSFTISRVLIDGLTTRFRQWADGSNTWTKVLKLDSTAIGDSANTHLEAAPSNVFVMLADYIRLLGQEFVANQYTADSMLMVNSAVEFEDFTPEKPFRYKLDQIDIRSSRITTATGTADFTASARLNGRGMLTSTFKFDPKNFRNVDASLEVADLSLPDLDAYSRWYGAYPVLSGTLDYTGSTTIKDGKIDSRNHLQADNLRFAKKTAVHDTGIFVLPLRLAASLLRDVHGKIDLDVPVKGDLNDPEFKPWPIIWKVLKNLVVKAAAAPVKLVSGAFGGRDDVDMEEVRFLPLTIEIDKDQKRSLDALAALLKEKPELNVALVPLTDLKDEQEEWGAAHAKMEFLGLASPLNKADSSRVSDLALRDPAFVVFLDTRTPATKGKPERERCVSAVGADVATRAVVAEEGFRQEAVKTYLHKVGTDLERIVFRPGTPEETSGYMGAPGFRFIVNVSD from the coding sequence ATGGCCCCACACCCCGAAGGAAAGAAGAAGAACAAACGCTGGCGCCCGTTCCTCTTCGCGGGCATTGCCGTATTGCTGCTGCTGAGCATCGCGGCCTTCTTCCTGCCCTACTTGCTGAAACGCCACATCGAAAAGCACAGCTTGGAATGGATCGGTCGCACCGTCTCCATCGACAACATCATCCTCAACCCGTTCACATTCACCTTCGCGGTGAATGGCGTGCAATGCTCCGAGCGCGGGAGCGCCGAGCCGTTCGTTTCGTGGAAGAGCATCGCAGTGAAGAGCGATCTATGGAACGGGTTCCGGAACAAGGACTGGCGTTTCCGCCAGCTGCGTATCGAGGATCCCTACTTCCACATCACGCAAAACGCGGACCGCTTCAACTTCAGCGACCTGCTCGAAATGGGCGGAACGGATACCACGGCCTCCCCGGATACGACGCATGTGCGCTTCAGTATGGTGGACATCCGCATCACCGGCGGGCGCATCGTATACGATAGCGACGTGCTGAAGGCGCCCGTGGGCATCTCCGGGCTGCACATGCAATGCGATCTCATCTCCTCGGAAAGTGCGCGGATGGATTTCCTGCTCGGCCTCACGCTGGACGGTGGCGGCGCACTCGACGGCGGCTTCAAGATCGACACGGAGAGATCGCTTTATGCGGTGCATGCCACATTGAAGGACTTCGCACTGCCGCAACTGTTGCCTTATCTGCAGGATTTCATGCACACCACTGCGCTGAAGGGCGAACTGGACCTCGGTCTGGACCTCGAGGACAGCTGGGCCGACACCGCCGCACTGGCCGTAAGCGGTGATCTGGAACTGAACAACGTGGACCTCACAGACGGCGGAGGCACGCAGCTGATCGGCATAACGAGCGGGCGTGTTGTGTTGGACACGTTGAACGCGAAGACGCAGAGCTTCACGATCAGCCGTGTGCTGATCGATGGGCTTACCACACGCTTCCGGCAATGGGCCGATGGTTCCAACACGTGGACGAAAGTGCTGAAATTAGACAGCACCGCGATCGGTGACAGCGCAAACACTCACTTGGAAGCCGCGCCCAGCAATGTGTTCGTGATGCTCGCCGACTACATCCGCCTGCTGGGGCAGGAGTTCGTGGCGAACCAGTACACCGCCGACAGTATGTTGATGGTCAACAGTGCCGTGGAATTCGAGGACTTCACCCCGGAGAAGCCCTTCCGTTACAAGCTGGACCAGATCGACATCCGTAGCAGCCGGATCACCACTGCGACCGGCACAGCCGACTTCACGGCATCCGCAAGACTGAACGGGCGTGGAATGCTCACGAGCACCTTCAAGTTCGATCCGAAGAATTTCCGAAATGTGGACGCCTCGTTGGAAGTGGCGGATCTTTCGCTCCCGGACCTCGACGCCTACAGCCGTTGGTATGGCGCGTACCCCGTCCTGTCCGGAACGCTGGATTACACGGGCAGTACTACGATCAAGGACGGGAAGATCGACAGCAGGAACCATCTGCAGGCGGATAACTTGCGTTTCGCGAAAAAGACCGCCGTGCATGACACCGGCATCTTCGTCCTACCGCTGCGCCTTGCCGCATCGCTACTGCGCGATGTACATGGCAAGATCGATCTCGACGTGCCGGTGAAGGGCGACCTGAACGATCCGGAGTTCAAGCCATGGCCCATCATTTGGAAAGTGCTGAAGAACCTCGTGGTGAAGGCTGCGGCGGCGCCGGTAAAACTGGTTTCCGGGGCCTTCGGGGGAAGGGACGATGTGGACATGGAAGAAGTCCGTTTCCTGCCTTTGACCATCGAGATCGACAAGGACCAAAAGCGCTCCTTGGATGCCTTGGCCGCGCTGCTGAAAGAGAAGCCGGAACTGAATGTGGCCTTGGTGCCGCTGACCGACCTCAAGGATGAACAGGAGGAGTGGGGCGCAGCTCACGCGAAGATGGAATTCCTTGGACTGGCATCGCCCCTGAACAAAGCTGACAGCTCGCGCGTGTCGGACCTCGCCCTGCGCGATCCCGCTTTTGTCGTGTTCTTGGACACAAGAACGCCCGCCACAAAAGGAAAACCCGAACGCGAGCGCTGCGTTTCCGCAGTGGGCGCTGATGTCGCGACACGGGCCGTTGTTGCCGAGGAAGGCTTCCGCCAAGAAGCCGTAAAGACCTATTTGCATAAGGTCGGCACCGACCTGGAACGGATCGTTTTCCGGCCCGGCACTCCGGAAGAAACTTCCGGCTACATGGGCGCTCCCGGCTTTCGATTTATTGTGAACGTGAGTGATTGA
- a CDS encoding N-acetyltransferase, with amino-acid sequence MIDLSTIPLINDTSSRQFEMEVDGRMAKVEYELNGTKMFLTHAKVPKSLAGKGVGVEIVERVFTFIEENNLKLVPMCSFVTAHLREHPEWKRIVEKGVQV; translated from the coding sequence ATGATCGACCTGAGCACCATTCCCTTGATCAACGATACCAGTTCCCGCCAATTTGAAATGGAGGTGGACGGTCGGATGGCCAAGGTGGAATACGAACTGAACGGGACCAAAATGTTCTTGACCCACGCCAAAGTACCCAAGTCCTTGGCCGGCAAGGGCGTGGGCGTGGAGATCGTAGAGCGCGTATTCACTTTCATCGAGGAGAACAACTTGAAGTTGGTACCGATGTGCTCGTTCGTCACGGCCCACCTGCGCGAGCATCCGGAATGGAAGCGCATCGTGGAGAAGGGTGTTCAGGTCTGA
- a CDS encoding glutamate--tRNA ligase: MSVRVRFAPSPTGPLHMGGVRTALYNYLFARKHGGQFLVRIEDTDRTRFVPGAEDYIREALAWCGMKPDEGPWDGGPDGPYRQSDRKHLYRDYAEKLVQDDKAYYAFDTTEDLDAMRERLKAAGVAAPAYNAVTREHMKNSLTLSATETQERLARGDEHVIRLKVPRNAEVRFEDVIRGWVTVHSSNIDDKVLYKSDGMPTYHLANIVDDHLMRITHVIRGEEWLPSAPLHVLMYEAFGWERPAFAHLPLILKPDGNGKLSKRDGDRLGFPVFPLDWQDPVSGERSSGYRERGYYPEAFVNMLALLGWNPGTDQEIMSMEELTKLFDLERVHKGGAKFDPEKTKWFNQQYLRMRPDAELGEQLLKGLEGLGITTTTEKATAAVALLKERATFPEDLLEGTYLFTSGSPLEDNEEGLAELKKRWKPEAADTLNAFIARISEMSSVRPDTLEQVFNEVLNEHGKKIGQIMPLYRLFMAGRMQGPGMFDVSTLLGKDEVIVRLKAGLGRCMAWE, translated from the coding sequence ATGTCCGTAAGAGTTCGTTTTGCCCCAAGCCCCACAGGGCCGTTGCACATGGGCGGTGTACGTACCGCCCTGTACAACTACCTGTTCGCCCGCAAGCACGGCGGCCAGTTCCTAGTGCGCATCGAAGACACGGACCGGACGCGGTTCGTTCCCGGAGCGGAGGATTACATCCGTGAAGCACTGGCCTGGTGCGGAATGAAGCCCGATGAAGGGCCATGGGATGGCGGCCCTGATGGCCCCTACCGCCAAAGCGACCGCAAGCACCTCTACCGGGATTACGCGGAGAAACTGGTGCAGGACGACAAGGCCTATTACGCTTTCGACACGACCGAGGATCTGGACGCCATGCGAGAGCGGCTGAAGGCCGCAGGTGTCGCTGCACCGGCCTACAATGCCGTTACGCGCGAACACATGAAGAACAGCCTCACCCTGAGCGCGACGGAGACGCAGGAAAGGCTGGCGCGGGGCGATGAACATGTGATCCGTTTGAAGGTGCCGCGCAATGCTGAGGTCCGCTTCGAGGACGTCATCCGGGGTTGGGTCACGGTACACAGCTCCAACATCGACGACAAAGTGCTGTACAAGAGCGACGGCATGCCCACGTACCACTTGGCCAACATCGTGGACGATCACTTGATGCGGATCACCCATGTGATCCGCGGGGAGGAGTGGCTGCCGAGCGCCCCGCTGCATGTGCTCATGTACGAGGCCTTCGGCTGGGAGCGCCCGGCGTTTGCCCACCTCCCATTGATCTTGAAGCCCGACGGCAACGGTAAGCTGAGCAAGCGCGACGGCGACCGGCTCGGCTTCCCGGTCTTCCCGCTCGACTGGCAGGACCCCGTCAGCGGCGAACGCAGTAGCGGCTATCGCGAGCGCGGATATTACCCGGAAGCCTTCGTGAACATGCTGGCCCTGTTGGGCTGGAACCCAGGCACCGACCAGGAGATCATGAGCATGGAAGAACTCACGAAGCTCTTCGACCTGGAACGCGTACACAAGGGCGGTGCGAAATTCGACCCGGAAAAGACCAAATGGTTCAATCAGCAATACCTGCGCATGCGACCGGACGCCGAACTGGGCGAACAGTTACTCAAGGGTCTTGAAGGTTTGGGGATCACCACCACCACCGAGAAGGCCACGGCCGCAGTAGCCTTGCTGAAGGAGCGCGCAACCTTTCCGGAAGACCTGTTGGAAGGCACCTATCTCTTTACGTCGGGATCGCCCCTGGAGGACAATGAGGAAGGCTTGGCCGAACTGAAAAAACGCTGGAAACCGGAGGCCGCCGACACCTTGAACGCATTCATTGCAAGAATTTCCGAGATGTCATCGGTCCGACCCGACACCCTTGAACAGGTTTTCAATGAGGTGCTGAACGAGCACGGGAAGAAGATCGGCCAGATCATGCCGCTCTATCGGTTGTTCATGGCCGGTCGCATGCAAGGCCCGGGCATGTTCGACGTGAGCACCTTGTTGGGCAAAGATGAAGTGATCGTCCGGCTGAAGGCCGGGCTTGGGCGCTGTATGGCATGGGAATGA
- the folB gene encoding dihydroneopterin aldolase, which translates to MGMIEVNGIKVYAYHGCLTEEGRIGGHYRVDVAIQGDMARAERTDKLTDTIDYSRVTAIVVEQMAERSHLIEHVAARILAALRGEWPHGFVWRVRLEKEHPPIPGAVDRVVYTVEG; encoded by the coding sequence ATGGGAATGATCGAGGTCAACGGTATCAAGGTGTACGCCTATCATGGCTGCCTCACAGAGGAAGGGCGCATCGGTGGGCACTACCGTGTGGACGTCGCTATTCAGGGCGACATGGCCCGTGCGGAGCGGACGGACAAGCTCACGGACACCATCGATTATAGCCGTGTAACGGCCATCGTGGTGGAACAGATGGCCGAGCGCTCCCACTTGATCGAGCATGTGGCCGCCCGGATACTCGCGGCCTTGCGTGGAGAGTGGCCCCATGGCTTCGTCTGGCGGGTCCGGCTGGAAAAGGAACACCCGCCCATTCCGGGTGCGGTGGACCGCGTTGTGTACACCGTGGAGGGTTAA
- the recO gene encoding DNA repair protein RecO, whose translation MLQTTRAVVLRTFKHGDNFVILKAYTECFGVRSYIVRISKRGSAKPAHLQPLDRLEIVVSESGERELHTVREVRTEKAYVGIAGDPARGLLLLFAQEVFYRTLKEESPDPELFDLVQRTLEEIDTGDNLGQLPLLLLLRLARHLGFLPELPGPGEDRFDLREGHFFNGVPEHGFCMNVNSSLAFAELLRAESTEVDMHLPSDVRIGLLEQLLDYFRLHVEGFGQLRSPAILHALLH comes from the coding sequence ATGCTTCAGACCACACGTGCCGTTGTGCTTCGCACCTTCAAGCACGGTGATAACTTCGTCATTTTGAAGGCGTACACCGAATGCTTCGGTGTACGCTCATATATCGTGCGCATCAGCAAGCGAGGCAGCGCCAAACCTGCGCACCTACAGCCGCTGGACCGCTTGGAAATAGTGGTAAGCGAGAGCGGGGAACGGGAACTGCATACCGTCCGTGAGGTCCGGACAGAGAAAGCTTACGTGGGCATTGCGGGTGATCCAGCCAGAGGGCTTCTGCTGCTCTTCGCCCAAGAAGTGTTCTATCGCACCCTGAAGGAGGAATCACCCGACCCCGAACTGTTCGATCTTGTCCAGCGCACGCTTGAGGAGATCGATACAGGGGACAACCTCGGCCAACTTCCACTGTTGCTCCTTCTGCGCCTGGCCCGGCACTTGGGCTTTCTTCCCGAACTGCCAGGGCCGGGTGAGGACCGGTTCGACCTGCGCGAAGGACATTTCTTCAATGGCGTTCCCGAACACGGGTTCTGCATGAACGTGAACAGCTCGCTCGCCTTTGCGGAGCTCCTGCGCGCGGAATCCACGGAGGTGGACATGCACCTGCCATCCGATGTCCGAATAGGATTGCTGGAGCAACTACTGGACTACTTCCGCCTTCACGTGGAAGGATTCGGGCAATTGCGATCTCCTGCGATATTGCACGCCCTGCTCCACTGA
- a CDS encoding S9 family peptidase, producing the protein MKAFTLPRPPRAAKEPHRTSLHGRTRTDEFAWMRLTEKQRIAKVPDEHTQRVIAYLREENTYCEGMLAPVSELRNSLFTEIKGRVKESDLSVPYRENGYWYRYRFEEGAEYPIHMRAPVLSEKEKVPADFVDFLDENAMALGHDYFDLADFEIAPGNSLMAYSLDTLGRRRYEIRFRDITTGEELDDVITHAGDGGAFADDRTFFYVRKDRSLRNARVFRHLIGTDPTTDVEVFHEKNRAFSCDVFRSRSDRYVIISTESTLSSEHRLLPTDDPTGEFRTLFPRGRKHEMSIMHVPDAEDPLRSGKFYILTNWKARNFRLMECPEDRTEKTAWTEVVPHREEVMLEDVEVFIDHLAFTERVNGLAHLRILRLSTGEEHEITFHDPAYVAFGSTNPEWDTSKFRYGYTSLTTPTSVFEHDMVTGWDRLLKQQEVLGGFDASRYVSERIWATAKDGVQVPISLVCLRGTELNGKAPLLLYGYGAYGINVEPVFSSARLSLLDRGFVFGITHVRGGEELGRAWYENGRMENKVNTFTDFIACAEQLVADGHADPKRLYCMGGSAGGLLVGAVMNMRPDLWDAVVAEVPFVDVANTMLDASLPLTTGEYDEWGDPREADAFERILGYSPYDNVHEADYPALLATTGFHDSQVQYWEPAKWVSRLREHQHGDRPILLWTNMEAGHGGATGRFERLNEVARIYAFLLDRASKQKGNSGERGAEDLAGQALGK; encoded by the coding sequence ATGAAAGCCTTCACCCTGCCACGACCGCCCCGCGCTGCGAAGGAACCCCACCGGACCTCCTTGCATGGGCGGACGCGGACCGACGAGTTCGCTTGGATGCGACTGACCGAAAAGCAGCGCATTGCAAAAGTCCCGGATGAGCACACCCAACGTGTGATCGCGTACCTGCGCGAAGAGAACACCTATTGCGAAGGCATGCTCGCTCCGGTCTCCGAGCTGCGCAACAGCTTGTTCACCGAGATAAAAGGACGGGTAAAGGAAAGCGACCTCAGCGTGCCATATCGGGAAAACGGATACTGGTACCGATACCGATTCGAAGAGGGGGCGGAATATCCGATCCACATGCGGGCGCCCGTGCTTTCGGAAAAGGAAAAGGTCCCGGCCGACTTTGTGGATTTTCTCGATGAAAACGCCATGGCCTTGGGACATGACTATTTCGATCTGGCCGACTTTGAGATAGCCCCCGGGAACAGCTTGATGGCCTACAGTCTGGACACGTTGGGCCGCAGACGATACGAGATCCGCTTCCGCGACATTACCACCGGCGAGGAGCTGGATGATGTGATCACCCATGCGGGCGATGGGGGCGCTTTCGCGGATGACAGGACGTTCTTCTATGTGCGCAAAGACCGCAGCCTGCGCAATGCCCGCGTGTTCCGTCACTTGATCGGCACGGACCCCACTACCGATGTGGAGGTGTTCCATGAAAAAAACCGCGCCTTCAGTTGTGATGTCTTCCGTAGCCGATCGGACCGGTACGTCATCATCTCCACCGAGAGCACCTTGTCCAGCGAGCACCGGCTTTTGCCCACGGACGATCCAACGGGAGAGTTCCGGACCCTCTTTCCGCGCGGCCGCAAGCACGAGATGAGCATTATGCACGTACCGGACGCTGAAGACCCATTGCGATCCGGTAAATTCTACATCCTCACCAATTGGAAAGCCCGGAATTTCAGGCTGATGGAATGCCCGGAGGACCGGACGGAAAAGACCGCGTGGACCGAAGTAGTGCCCCATCGTGAGGAGGTGATGTTGGAGGACGTCGAGGTGTTCATCGACCACTTGGCATTCACCGAGAGGGTGAACGGTCTGGCCCACTTACGCATACTACGGCTCAGCACCGGGGAAGAGCATGAGATCACCTTCCATGATCCCGCGTACGTGGCCTTTGGTAGCACGAACCCCGAATGGGACACCTCGAAATTCCGCTATGGTTACACTTCGCTCACCACGCCCACCAGTGTATTTGAACACGACATGGTCACCGGATGGGACCGCCTATTAAAGCAGCAGGAGGTGCTGGGCGGGTTCGACGCCTCGCGCTATGTGAGTGAACGGATCTGGGCCACGGCGAAGGACGGTGTGCAAGTGCCCATCAGTCTGGTGTGCCTTCGGGGTACGGAGCTGAACGGAAAGGCCCCCTTGCTTCTTTACGGCTACGGCGCGTACGGCATCAATGTGGAACCGGTCTTCAGCAGCGCACGGCTGAGCCTGCTGGACCGCGGTTTCGTCTTCGGCATCACCCATGTGCGGGGCGGCGAGGAGCTGGGGCGCGCCTGGTACGAGAACGGGCGCATGGAAAACAAGGTGAACACCTTCACCGACTTCATCGCCTGCGCGGAACAACTGGTTGCTGACGGCCATGCCGACCCCAAGAGGCTCTACTGCATGGGCGGCAGCGCCGGTGGCCTGCTCGTGGGGGCAGTGATGAACATGCGGCCCGACCTCTGGGACGCGGTCGTGGCCGAAGTCCCTTTCGTGGACGTGGCCAATACCATGCTCGACGCCAGCCTCCCGCTGACAACGGGCGAATATGATGAGTGGGGCGACCCGCGGGAAGCCGATGCGTTCGAACGGATCCTCGGATATTCACCATACGACAACGTGCACGAAGCGGACTATCCGGCACTTCTGGCCACCACCGGCTTCCACGACAGCCAAGTGCAGTATTGGGAACCGGCAAAATGGGTCTCACGCTTGCGGGAGCACCAACATGGCGACCGGCCCATATTGCTTTGGACGAACATGGAGGCTGGCCACGGCGGGGCCACCGGCCGTTTTGAACGGTTGAACGAAGTGGCCCGGATCTATGCCTTTCTACTGGACCGAGCATCCAAGCAAAAGGGCAATTCGGGCGAGCGGGGAGCCGAAGACTTAGCTGGCCAAGCGCTCGGCAAGTAG
- a CDS encoding LysM peptidoglycan-binding domain-containing protein, which translates to MKIRLLFLATVLLPFGLAAQDPISVNDPVLERLDALSQLPWLKNDPFTTDVGKLNTHNFAPDVVPTYSPEVFQQRMLELDERTPFKLTYNKQVQAYIDMYAERKRDQTARMLGMAQLYFPAFEEALDRYGLPQELKYLAVVESALYPGARSRAAAVGLWQFIIGTGKLYGLRVDSYVDERCDVYKSTDAACRYLRDLHEAFGDWELALAAYNCGPGNVNKAVRRAGGTMDYWKIYDHLPRETRGYVPAFIAVNYIFNHASDHNIYPVIPNYCAYEVDTMQIRYPLELDRLAGILGADSTELRDLNPMFKVGVVPVMDGPATVYIPRTLTASFIQYEDTIARSYVPDVSTPAPVTYASVTKGSSKSYTHVVRSGESLGLIAQRNSVSIQDLRRWNHLHGDRIRAGQRLLLHHEVVPEPVTTTKEPDEAKAVPASPGATEYIYHTVQPGDTLWGIAQNYPGVSLDDLKRLNANMNFRHLTVGEKIKVGVEKG; encoded by the coding sequence ATGAAGATCCGCCTCCTTTTTCTCGCGACCGTGCTGCTTCCGTTCGGGCTTGCCGCCCAGGATCCCATCTCGGTGAACGATCCAGTGCTGGAGCGCTTGGATGCGCTGAGCCAGCTTCCCTGGCTGAAGAACGACCCCTTCACCACGGACGTGGGCAAACTGAACACGCACAACTTCGCACCCGATGTGGTCCCCACTTATTCGCCGGAGGTCTTCCAACAGCGCATGCTGGAGTTGGATGAACGCACACCGTTCAAGTTGACTTACAACAAACAAGTGCAGGCCTATATCGACATGTATGCCGAACGCAAACGCGACCAGACCGCACGGATGCTGGGCATGGCACAGCTCTACTTCCCGGCATTTGAAGAGGCGCTGGACCGCTATGGCCTTCCGCAGGAACTGAAATACCTCGCCGTGGTGGAGAGCGCACTCTATCCCGGAGCACGCTCGCGGGCCGCTGCTGTGGGCTTATGGCAATTCATCATCGGTACCGGCAAGCTTTACGGCCTGCGGGTGGACAGCTATGTGGACGAGCGCTGCGATGTGTACAAAAGCACAGATGCCGCTTGCCGCTATCTGCGCGATCTCCATGAGGCCTTTGGTGACTGGGAGCTGGCTCTAGCCGCGTACAACTGCGGGCCGGGTAACGTGAACAAGGCCGTCCGCCGCGCTGGGGGCACCATGGACTATTGGAAGATCTACGATCACTTGCCCCGCGAGACCCGCGGGTACGTGCCGGCGTTCATCGCCGTCAATTACATCTTCAACCACGCCTCGGACCACAACATCTACCCGGTGATCCCCAATTACTGCGCCTACGAGGTGGACACCATGCAGATACGCTACCCCTTGGAACTGGACCGTCTCGCCGGCATCCTCGGTGCCGACTCTACGGAGCTGCGTGATCTCAACCCCATGTTCAAGGTGGGTGTGGTCCCGGTGATGGACGGTCCGGCCACCGTGTATATTCCCAGGACGCTCACAGCATCATTCATCCAGTACGAGGACACTATTGCGCGCTCCTATGTTCCGGACGTCAGTACACCGGCGCCCGTTACTTATGCTTCCGTCACCAAGGGTTCATCGAAGAGCTATACGCATGTGGTCCGGAGCGGGGAATCGCTGGGATTGATCGCCCAGCGGAACAGTGTCAGCATTCAGGACCTGCGCAGGTGGAACCACTTGCACGGGGACCGCATCCGTGCGGGCCAGCGATTGTTGCTGCATCACGAGGTTGTCCCGGAGCCCGTAACAACGACCAAGGAGCCCGATGAGGCCAAAGCCGTCCCTGCGAGCCCCGGAGCAACGGAATATATTTACCATACTGTGCAGCCGGGGGATACTTTATGGGGTATTGCGCAAAACTATCCCGGGGTTAGTTTGGACGACCTTAAGCGACTTAATGCCAACATGAATTTCCGCCACCTGACCGTGGGCGAAAAGATCAAGGTGGGCGTGGAAAAAGGCTAA